The DNA region attactataaattacacattgcacatttagacagagacgaaacgtaaagatttttactcctcgtgtgtaTGAAGGATGTACATAATAAAGTCAAATCAATTCAGTTCCCCAGGAATCATGACagatcaaatgattcttgaaagatcatgaccaatgcacccgttatctcttcagcaacctctctcaggactctgggatgtagtccatctggtccaggtgacttatccaccttaagacctttgagtttacctagcactttttcctcaCTCCAGAGAGCActcagtcctgctctctgacactcatggacctctggcacactgctagtgtcttccacaggtgaagactgatgcaaagtgcttattaagttcatctaccatttctttgtccccattactacctcacctgcATCATTTTcaggtggtccaatatcaactctcacccctcttttactccttatataactggaaaaaaaatTAGTACCCTGCTTTAGATCATTGGCTAGTTTGttctcatatttaatcttttccctccttgtagcttcttagttgccttttgttggatttaaaagcttcccaatcatccaacatcccactcacttttgctaccttaaatGCCCTTTCCTCGGTGGTTCTTAACTTATCTTGACAGCCACAGCTGCctatccctgccatttgagaactacttcttctgtgggacatgtaTCCACAAACTCAgatgtaacccgtcccttttgtacaggtcccatctgccccagaagaggtcccaattgtCCAgagatctgaatccctgctccctgttccaattcttcagccaaacATTTATCTGCACACCTCATTCTATCCCTATCCTcattgtcacgtggcacaggcagcaactcTGCAATCACTACCCttcaggtcctgcttctcagcttccttcctaactccctatattcttttttcaggacctcctgcctttttctacctatgtcgttagTACCAATATGAACATTACTtttagctgctcaccctcccttttcaggatattgtggacgcgttcAGAaacatcgcggaccctggcacctgagacgCAAACTACCATCGTGTTTCCTTTTCctatccacagaatcacctaatATGGAACACTAGGTGACGGATAGTGATcggagagggacagggaggaaATTAACAAGAGACCTTGGTCCAATAAACAATGCAATGCTAAGGAGTTAAGAAAAGATTTCAAATCAGGTGAGGAAATCATCAAGATACGAGTCACCCACCAGGTAAATGTACAGAATTAATGTACAAAATGTATATTCAGCAACATGGAAGTTCACTAAAGGAATCTGTATAGGATGTAATCATAAGGCAGTTAAGGAGGTTCATATGAATTTTTAGAAATATACTGTTTCTGAAAGAATCTAATGTTTTATGTACATGGATGTTATTTAATGCTGAACTACCTGAGCTGGAGAATTACACTTAGGGAATGAGAGAGAATTACTTGGGACACTTACCATTGATGCTACGACCACAGCTGGAGAAAATCCCATTGTCAAGTAAAACAACAGTTCAATAATCTTGTACCTGTGCAAAAGAAACACAAATGCACCTGTAAAAGATATAGCtgcaagaaaaagtttatgaaccctttgcaattacctagttttctgcattaattactcataaaatgtggtctgattttAATGagccacaataatagacaaacacaatctgcctaaactaataacgcaaaaacaattgtacttttcatgtctttattgaacatattgtttaatcattctcagtccaggctggaaaaagtatgtgaacccttgtatttaataactggtagaacctccttttgTAGCAATAACCTCCAAACGTTTCCTGTActtgctgatcagacttgcacaatggcgagGAGGAATTCTAGACCATTCCTCCACACAAAAGTGTTTCAGTTCATGAATATTTTTAGGATACCTTGCATAaatagccctcttcaggtcatgccacagcatctcagttGAGTTAAGGACTGAACTCTGACTTGGTCATTCTAAAACAtaaactttctttttaaatcattttgttgttgatttactcctgtgttttggatcattgtctcattgcatcatccaacttccattaagcttcaggtgacggactgctaccctgatattctcctgtaaaatgtcttggtacaattttgaattcattgtcccCTCAACAACTGTAAGCTGTCCAGGCTCGGGAGCAGCAAAACACcctcaaaccatgatgctccttccatcacgcttcacagttgggatgaggttttgatgtTGGTGTATAGTGCCCTTTTCCCGCCAAACAAAGTGGTGTACATTTCTGCTAAAaaattcaacttttgtctcatctgtctacAGAACACTGTTCCAGAAGTGTTGTGGaccatccaggtggtcttttgcaaacttgagacttgtagcaatttttttttggagagcagtggtttcctatgtggtgtccttccatgaacactattCTTGTTTAGCGATTTTCTTaaagtggacacatgaacagagattttagcaagttctagacaTTTCTGCAGGTGTTTTGCTGTTATCCTTGGGTTCTTTTGTTTTTACCTTCTTCAGTATTGCACATGTTGTGCTCTTGGGTGTGATCTTTACAGGACGCCCACTCCTGAATTTTCATCATTTGGAGACAATttttcttactgtggactgatgaatactTAGGTCCTTAGAAATGCTTTTGATATGGGagcttatcttgttaagcagcctcatgttgtggcaccttatcaaatgccttctgaaaatccaagtaaatgacatctacaacctctcctttgtccaccctgtttttttgttacttcttcaaagaactctaacagattgtcaggcaagatttccctttaaagaaaccatattaactttgacttattttatcattagtctccaattaCCATGAAAGCTCATcctttaataatagacttcaaaactttcccaaccactaagaaGAGCAGGCCctatcagtaacctgactttgtgtgtctttttatagggcagggcacctctacaacctggacctccaatctcatctcattgttgGAAGacttgactccaaatagcttttgtagaaggcattaccccagaggttcacatagttttttgaacttcgactgtgattgtttaaaggacgtactcagtattgatgagaagaaatacaattgtttgtgtgttaataGTTTAGGTAATTTGTCTACTATTGTGACTCAGATGAAactcagaccacattttataagTAGTTAAtgtagaaaaccaggtaattgcaaaaggTTCAAATACTTTTTCTTGCAACAGTACTTCAATCATGCGTCAAATGAAATcagatcagcgaggattgtgctgggcagattACATATATTACCATGCCTCcggcgccaacacagcatgcccacaacctatgaacaATAACCCTTACATCTCTGAAACATggttggaaaccagagcacctgaaagAAATCCACTTGGTCACAGACAGAAACTACTaatcccttacagacagcggtggaaatgAATCCCAATTGGCGATTGGTGGCACTGTAATCCTGTTACGCTatccgctatgctactgtgcaacCCTGTTTTCTTTAAATGCCTATTCTCTGCATGAGTATTGTTGGCAGGACCAGGATTTATTCCACCGACAAAAGTAGATCagtacagatgctagaaatctgaaattaaaaacacaaaatgctcagctggtcaggcagcagcaATAGAATTAGATTTCAGTCAATGAGTGTTTATCTCTGCAGCTGCAGGCTGATTTGTTGAACTTTTCTGCTATATTCCATTTTTATTTATTGTCTATCAATAATTGCGATCGGGAATGCGATCGTGAGCTGTTTCCTTGAATCACCAAAATGCAGTTGATTAAGTTACTCCTGGTGTACTTAGTAGTTAATTCCAGGATTTTGATCTAGCAAATATGAAGGGATTGTAAGGATGGAGTGAGACTTGGAGGGGATTGAAACTGATACTACTCTCTCCCACTCCCTATACTTGAACTTGTAGTGACAGGGGTCTGAGACGCTGCTGCAGGACCTGCCAAGTTATTGCAACCCTGCAAGCTTGGAGTGCTGAAGAGACACCAAACGATCAAGCTGACCATTTTGTCCTAGTTGGAGATAACTTTACTCAGAAGCTGCTTACTGTTCATGGTATAAAAAGACGTAGATGGTGCCAGCAGCTGCCATAATCCAAATGAACCAACGCATGTGAGATGCCAGGGGCCCAAGCTCTCGGAGATTTAACCTGCAAAGGATATGACAGGGAATTGTAAACAGAATATGGTCAATGATGGGGTTCACGGTTCCTCTCTTCATTTGAAAGCAAAATCTGTTGAGTTATTGTAGTTATTATAGACCTCTAATACTTTACAATGGTGACAATTCTTCACCCATTAACTTCAATAGCACCTAATGTCTGCGGGGGAAAATCAGAGTTAAACTGCTTCCAAGTCCCTCTGGATGTAGCAGCAGTGTGGTACTTGGACTGCACGTGCAGCTGACTGGATGTAGCAGCAGTGTGGTACTTGGACTGCACGTGCAGCTGACTGGATGTAGCAGCAGTCTGGTACTTGGACTGCACGTGCAGCTGACTGGATGTAGCAGCAGTCTGGTACTTGGACTGCACGTGCAGCTGACTGGATGTAGCAGCAGTCTGGTACTTGGACTGCACGTGCAGCTGACTGGATGTAGCAGCAGTCTGGTACTTGGACTGCACGTGCAGCTGACTCAGAACCAAGTGCATATGGCACTGACAGCTTTCTCCTTCAGTCACCCATGTCTAAACACTTCACGTGTACCACCTCAGCTGACAAACTTTGTTGCGGCCTGTTGACATACACCAAATGTCAGCAAAGAGAAGTCAAACTAAAGGTTATGTTGTGAATTTCAATTCTCCAGTTACACATACAAATTAATTTTACACTGCTGTGTTAAATTGTACCAGCCAGAGGTGGCACAGTAACGTGCTGCATCTTCAGTTACCTCTCACAGCTAGCAGGAGGCCTCCATCATCCCTTAAACTACCAGTTCGTTCAGCTCCATTACGGTTAATTGTAATCTAGGTCTCTATATTGTTAATGAACAAATTGGTTCTGTGCTCTCTTCAAGGTCCAATGGACGGAAAGATGCTTTAAACACTCACCATGGTGCATAGGAAGATGCGATGAAGAAATAGATGACAATTCTGTCACACATGTGGAAGCACTGTTCCATCGTTCTGTCAACAGGACAAAAAAATGGTCACTAATAATCTACTTCCAGTCAATTCACACACACATCAGGCAGAACTGTCAGCAGGGGACAATGCCACACACGAGTACAATTTCACACACACATTAGGCGGGTCAGTGGTGTACAATGTCACACACACATTGGACAGGTCAGTGGTGTACAATGTCACAGACACGTCAAGCAGGTCAGTGGTGTAcaatgtcacacacacacattggacAGGTCAGTGGTGTACAATGTCACAGACACGTCAAGCAGGTCAGTGGTGTAcaatgtcacacacacacattggacAGGTCAGTGGGGTACAATGTCACAGGCACGTCAAGCAGGTCAGTGGCGTACAATGTCACACACACATCGGACAGGTCAGTGGTGTACAATGGCACAGACACGTCGGGCAGGTCAGTGGCGTACAGTGTCACAGACACGTCGGGCAGGTCAGTGGTGTACAATGTCACAGGCACGTCGGGCGGCTCAGTGGTGTACAACGTCACAGACACGTCGGGCAGGTCAGTGGTGTTCAATGTCACAGACACGTCGGGCAGGTCAGTGGCGTGCAACGTCACAGACACGTCGGGCAGGTCAGTGGCGTACAACGTCACAGGCACGTCGGGCAGGTCAGTGGCGTACAACGTCACAGGCACGTCGGGCAGCTCAGTGGCGTACAATGTCACAGACAATTCGGACAGGTCAGTGGGGTACAATGTCACAGACACGTCGGACAGGTCAGTGGCGTACAATGTCACAGACACGTCGGGCAGCTCAGTGGCGTACAATGTCACAGACAATTCGGACAGGTCAGTGGCGTACAATGTCACAGACACGTCGGACAGGTCAGTGGCGTACAATGTCACAGGCACGTCGGGCAGGTCAGTGGCGTACAATGTCACAGACACGTCAAGCAGGTCAGTGGTGTACAATGTCATACACACATTGGACAGATCAGTGGTGTACAATGTCACGGGCACGTCAGGCAGGTCAGTGGTGTACAATGTCACAGACACGTCGGGCAGCTCAGTGGTGTACAATGTCACAGACACGTCGGGCGGCTCAGTGGTGTACAACGTCACAGGCACATCGGGCAGGTCAGTGGTGTACAACGTCACAGGCACGTCGGGCAGCTCAGTGGCGTACAATGTCACAGACAATTCGGACAGGTCAGTGGTGTACAACGTCACAGGCACGTCGGGCAGGAAAGTGGTGTACAACGTCACAGTCACAGGCACGTCGGGCAGGTCAGTGGTGTACAATGTCACAGACACGTCGGGCAGGTCAGTGGTGTACAATGTCACAGACACATCGGGCAGGTCAGTGGTGTACAACGTCACAGGCACGTCGGGCAGGAAAGTGGTGTACAATGTTACAGACACGTCGGGCAGGAAAGTGGTGTACAACGTCACAGTCACAGGCACGTCGGGCAGGTCAGTGGTGTACAATGTCACGGGCACGTCGGGCAGGTCAGTGGTGTACAATGTCACAGACAATTCGGACAGGTCAGTGGCGTACAATGTCACAGACAATTCGGACAGGTCAGTGGCGTACAATGTCACAGACACGTCGGGCAGGTCATTGGCGTACAATGTCACAGACAATTCGGACAGGTCAGTGGCGTACAATGTCACGGTCACGTCGGGCAGGAAAGTGGTGTACAACGTCACAGTCACAGGCACGTCGGGCAGGTCAGTGGTGTACAATGTCACGGGCACGTCGGGCAGGTCAGTGGCGTACAATGTCACAGACAATTCGGACAGGTCAGTGGCGTACAATGTCACAGACACGTCGGGCAGGTCATTGGCGTACAATGTCACAGACAATTCGGACAGGTCAGTGGCGTACAGTGTCACACACACGTCGGACAGGTCAGTGGTGTACAATGTCACACACACGTCGGGCAGGTCATTGGCGTACAATGTCACAGGCACGTCGGGCAGGTCAGTGGTGTACAATGTCACACACACGTCGGGCAGGTCATTGGCGTACAATGTCACAGAAACGTCAGGCAGGTCATTGGCGTACAATGTCACAGAAACATCGGGCAGGTCATTGGCGTACAATGTCACAGAAACATCGGGCAGGTCATTGGCGTACAATGTCACAGACACGTCGGGCAGGTCATTGGCGTACGATGTCACAGACAATTCGGACAGGTCAGTGGGGTACAATGTCACACACACGTCGGACAGGTCATTGGCGTACAATGTCACAGGCACGTCGGACAGGTCAGTGGCGTACAGTGTCACAGACACGTCGGACAGGTCAGTGGTGTACAGTGTCACAGACACGTCGGACAGGTCAGTGGTGTACAATGTCACACACACGTCGGACAGGTCATTGGCGTACAATGTCACACACACGTCGGACAGGTCAGTGGCGTACAGTGTCACAGACACGTCGGACAGGTCAGTGGTGTACAATGTCACACACACGTCGGACAGGTCAGTGGTGTACAATGTCACACACACGTCGGGCAGGTCATTGGCGTACAATGTCACACACACGTCGGGCAGGTCATTGGCGTACAATGTCACAGAAACGTCAGGCAGGTCATTGGCGTACAATGTCACAGAAACATCGGGCAGGTCATTGGCGTACAATGTCACAGAAACATCGGGCAGGTCATTGGCGTACGATGTCACAGACAATTCGGACAGGTCAGTGGGGTACAATGTCACAGACACGTCGGACAGGTCAGTGGTGTACAATGTCACACAAAAATTGCAGATGGTTTTGCTTTAGTTCTGCCCTGTCCTCAAGGTTTCTTATTCAGGCAAGTGGGCATTATTGCATCAATTTTCCCACTTGTGCCTTATAGATGCTATAAAGCACAGTGATGTAACTCGCTGCAGAATACTCAGCCTCTCATCTGCATTTGAAGCTATGGCATTCATCTTGCTGGTGAAGTTGAGTGTCTGGTCAATGGTGAACCTCTGGGTGCTGACAATGGATGTTTGTTAAAAATAATGGCACTGACTGTCAAGGGTAGGACCCTTTTTGAAGATGGCCATTGTCTGGCACGGTTGTGTCAGCATTGTTACCTGCCCCCTTTCAGCCCATGCCTCAATGTTGTCCAGGTCATGCTGCATGCTGAGAAATTGTGAATGGAAATGGACATTGCGCAATCAGCACACATTCCCTCTCCTGACCTTCTAATGGAAAGATCAGAAATGAACATGAAATAATGGATGAATCTAGGACAGCAACTTCAGGAACTCCTCTGGGTCCAGGGGCTGGGATGACTGATCTCCAACAAGCGCAACTGTGTGGAAGTGTGAGAAGAGGCGAATGAGAGCGGAGGTTAAGTTGGGCATGCAGAAGAACTGAAGTTACATGGAAGCCAACTCACAGAATGAGAAATTAGTGCATTGTTTAGAGATGGTATTTGAGTGTTTTAATCACCAAACAGGATTACTACAGCGAACAACATacatcaaatgctggaggagctcagcaggtcaggcagcatctatggaaaagagtaaacagttgacgagttgggccaagactcttcttcgggactgagaagaagagggaagatgctgaattaaaaggtgggtggaggggaaaggggttagctgaaaggtgatagatgaagctaggtgggtgaggaaggtcaagggctggagaagaaagaatatgataggagagaagTGTGGAtaataggagaaaaggaaagagccgggggtgggggacccagagagaagtaataggcaggtaagaagaagtaaaaggaacaTATCATTTGTTCATCTGGTTGTAAAGGAATTAGTTATCACACTTTCAACATCAAATTTATCCTCAACTCAAAAAAAAAAGCTTGGTTGATTCATGGTACCCTTATTCAAGAAGAGCAGCTGGGATAATTCAGGCAATTACACACGTACTGTATCTGTCTATCAATGGTAGGGCAATTACAGATAAAAATCCAAGACGGAATCTATACTGGAGATTACTCAAAGATAGTCAGTATGGAAGATCCTATCTGACTAATTtgactgaattttttttaaaggtaACCAATGTACCAATGGAAGCAGTGTGGATATTGTGGTGTACGAGGACAACATGGTAGTGTAACGCTTTACaacaccagctgtaagattgtggttcaattcctgtcgccgTCTGTAAGATtatatgttcttcccgtgaccgtgtgggtttcctactggtgctctggtttgctcccacatcccaaagacgtatggACTAagatcagtgagttgtgggcatgctacgttagcACCAGAAGCACGGTGACTCATGCATGCTGTCCAacataatcctcactgatttgatttgatgtgaaCAATGCACTTACTAAATGTTACTATGTACTGTacatgtcacaaataaagctaatctttatctttacgtGGAATTCATTAAGCCCTTTGACAAAGTTTCATGTGGTCCCAATGTCCCATTGTCCCATGGCATGTTGATAAACTGGATCCACAACTGGCTTGGTGAAAGGAGGCAAAGTGCGATGGTGAAGGGTTGATTTTGTGACTGGAGGACTGTGACAAGTGCCATACCACAGGGTCTGATGCTAGAACCTTTACTGTTTGTCgtctacattaatgatttggagctGTGATTAGTAACTACGCCAATGACACAAAAAAAGTGTTGATTTTGAAAAGATTGGTATAAGGTTCAAGATGGCAATGATCAGTTGGTAATGTGGGCATTGCAATCATAGGTGGAAGTTAAGGTTTAAAAATATGATGTAATATACTTTCGGAAGACAAATAAAGGTAAGAGTACAGACTGAGGAATCTAGGCAAGTACTAGAGCTGGCCAGGCTGCAAACCAAATGGGAGTAATATATGTGAATCTTGCCATCGATATGGTGGCCTTTTTTATTTGCTGTATGACTCCCCTGGATCTATTATAATGaccattctaatttgttctgaaaATGCTAAGCAGGTCCACTGATCTCTCTAGCAACAcagacagaatgctggaggaactcagcaagtgtaCAGAGGGGAATAAGGAGTCGACGTTGGTGTTTATGGTTGAGGTTCTCCTTGCTGATTTAGGGCAGGTCAGTCATAGTGTCATCATGATGCCAAAGAAAAAGGAGACCACCTGGAATTCCCACTAACACTGTGACGATCACACGAGGATAGGATCTGCTTAGGTGATCGTTTACAGGCAATGCAGCAGAGTGGTGTGTGGCTCCTGTAACCAGTAGATGTACAAGCAAATACTGACCCCATTGAGAAACTGGAGAATGTTAGCAAACACTACCTCAAGTGACTCTTCTTCCATGCAATTATGTGGAAGAAAGTGGAGACGATGAACAATGCACATAGCCCCACACCGTACATCCAGGCAGTAATCTTCTCCCACCGGTCATCTGATAGCCTATGAAGCAATGTGCTGCCAACAATTGCTGGAACAATGAGAAACTGGGAAGAAAAGATAAACCAATTCAGCAGTTTATACACTTTCTCACTTCTCTGATGGCTACCTTTGCTATTGGGGTGGGTTTCTTTTACCTCCCTGGGAGGTGGATTTCTGATTCCGCTAAATGGAGTCTGGTGACCTCACCTGGACACTGCAATGCTTGTGTGTGAGACGAAGATAGCACTGGGTTCAGCTCAAATCAATTGGattgtttcctccagatgctgaGGTTGAGGGAGACCTGACAGGTTTATAAagtaatgagaggcatagacagccAAAATCTTTTCCCCAGTGTAGAAATGTTGAATACTAGAGAAGTGAAAGATGTAAAAGGGACCcaaggggaagcttcttcatgTAGGGGCTGGTATATATAGGGAATGAGCTGTACAAAAAGTGTTTGAGGCAGGCTCCATATCAACATCCAAAAGctttttggataagtacatggatgggaggtgttcaGAGCGTATGGGCCATGGCAATTAGGACTAACTTGGTGTGCACCACAGTCAGCATGGAAGAGTTGGGCCCACTTTGGCTATAATAGGATGAAAGGGAAATGTATCAGGAGATAGTGTAGACTCCTCAATCCTGTACTGGCATTCAATATTGTGATTGATCTCTCTCAACTCTCCTTTCCCTCCTGATCTCTACATCCTTCAATTCCCCTCAtattcaaaattttaaaaatctcagACCTTGATGCTGACTCTTTCTGATACAACAATACCCCTTCGTTCTGGAGCTTGTTGCCTGAGGAAATGTACAAACAGAATATTCGAAGTATAGAGAGCGATAAGGATTTCCTGTTAGAGAATGCTTACTACAATTCCAGGATTACTCTCTGCATCAGGGTGGGCTGCACACATGGAACTGTAATCTGAGGCTTTCCTCAAACAGAAGGGGATATAAAGATGGCTATTCTTTTGATCTCAGATAGAAATGCCCGGAAATCTCATCTTATTCCTGAGAGACTCCTCTTCCATCTCTTTTTCCCCCAAGGAAAAGCCCTGGCAGAAAAGGAAATACTTACTGCGTGTGTATAACAGTTTGCAGCATGTTCATAGGCAGTGGGCTGGTACCGGGAATTAGCCGGAGGTCTGTTATTCATAAACCTATAAAGAAAAGAGCTAATTAAATCAGTGAGAGTTTACTGTGCTAAAATTGGCTGTCATATTCCATACATTTCAATATTGATTACACTTCAAAAGCACTTCACTAGCTGAACAGTGCTTTGCAAAACTGTGAAAGGCCATGAATCAATTCAGCTTGTTTTTTAAAGAGTGAGCTTTTTTCAGTTGCTAGTATTTCAAGGCAAAGACAGTCAGAAG from Mobula birostris isolate sMobBir1 chromosome 24, sMobBir1.hap1, whole genome shotgun sequence includes:
- the LOC140187191 gene encoding monocyte to macrophage differentiation factor-like isoform X2; the protein is MGYFNPMSQIRFMNNRPPANSRYQPTAYEHAANCYTHAFLIVPAIVGSTLLHRLSDDRWEKITAWMYGVGLCALFIVSTFFHIIAWKKSHLRTMEQCFHMCDRIVIYFFIASSYAPWLNLRELGPLASHMRWFIWIMAAAGTIYVFLYHEQYKIIELLFYLTMGFSPAVVVASMPNTEGIQELMWGGMLYCLGVVFFKSDGIIPFAHAIWHIFVALAAAVHYYAIWRYLYRSPASPIWKDF
- the LOC140187191 gene encoding monocyte to macrophage differentiation factor-like isoform X1 translates to MPLRHQPAAFRDRFMNNRPPANSRYQPTAYEHAANCYTHAFLIVPAIVGSTLLHRLSDDRWEKITAWMYGVGLCALFIVSTFFHIIAWKKSHLRTMEQCFHMCDRIVIYFFIASSYAPWLNLRELGPLASHMRWFIWIMAAAGTIYVFLYHEQYKIIELLFYLTMGFSPAVVVASMPNTEGIQELMWGGMLYCLGVVFFKSDGIIPFAHAIWHIFVALAAAVHYYAIWRYLYRSPASPIWKDF